A genomic segment from Thermoanaerobaculia bacterium encodes:
- a CDS encoding type II toxin-antitoxin system RelE/ParE family toxin, with the protein MKPAIRSALAAADVEEAVELYFAESAPLALRFVSALERAVRQIEAHPESGSPRYAHELNLPQLRFWPLHRFPHALFYIEHADHLDVIRCVHMRRDMPASLREDTASEAGPESR; encoded by the coding sequence GTGAAGCCGGCGATCCGTTCGGCGCTGGCGGCGGCCGATGTCGAAGAGGCGGTGGAGCTCTACTTCGCGGAATCGGCACCTCTCGCACTGCGCTTCGTCTCGGCGCTCGAACGGGCCGTGCGGCAGATCGAAGCGCATCCCGAGTCCGGATCTCCGCGCTACGCCCACGAGCTCAATCTGCCCCAGCTGCGCTTCTGGCCGCTTCACCGCTTCCCCCACGCGCTGTTCTACATCGAGCACGCCGACCACCTGGACGTGATCCGGTGCGTTCACATGCGCCGCGACATGCCGGCGAGTCTGCGAGAAGATACGGCTAGCGAGGCAGGTCCGGAATCCCGGTGA
- a CDS encoding type II toxin-antitoxin system ParD family antitoxin — MSTMNISLPDELKEFVDHRIESEGYGSSSEYMRELIRRDRDRVQFRQYLVEGIQAKPAGRMDKAYFTELRRRLKKRLPPAP, encoded by the coding sequence GTGTCGACGATGAACATTTCGCTGCCCGACGAGCTCAAGGAGTTCGTCGATCACCGCATCGAGTCCGAGGGCTACGGCAGCTCCAGCGAGTACATGCGCGAGCTCATCCGGCGCGACCGCGACCGCGTTCAGTTCCGGCAGTACCTGGTCGAAGGCATCCAGGCGAAACCCGCGGGGCGGATGGACAAGGCCTATTTCACCGAGCTCCGTCGGCGACTGAAGAAGCGCCTCCCGCCGGCGCCGTGA
- a CDS encoding HigA family addiction module antidote protein — protein MTIESTRSRRRPTHPGAILREDVLPDLQMSVTEAAGRLGISRQTLHKILAEKSPVTAEMALRLGKFCGNGPGLWLRMQQQVDLWDAERNLARELAKIALAKAS, from the coding sequence ATGACGATCGAGAGCACTCGCAGCCGGCGCCGCCCGACCCATCCGGGAGCGATCCTGCGCGAAGACGTCCTGCCCGACCTGCAGATGAGCGTGACGGAGGCGGCCGGGCGCTTGGGCATCTCGCGCCAGACGCTGCACAAGATCCTCGCCGAGAAGTCCCCAGTCACCGCCGAGATGGCGCTGCGCCTGGGCAAGTTCTGTGGCAACGGCCCGGGCCTCTGGCTCCGCATGCAGCAGCAGGTCGATCTCTGGGACGCGGAGCGGAACCTCGCCCGCGAGCTCGCGAAGATTGCGCTCGCCAAAGCGAGCTGA
- a CDS encoding type II toxin-antitoxin system RelE/ParE family toxin, translating into MIRSFSHKGLQELFESGKSRKVRPDQIARILRRLDALDGAIEPGDLDLPGFGFHVLRGLPKRWSVMVNGPWRITFEWIDSEPWNVDLEQYH; encoded by the coding sequence GTGATCCGCAGCTTCTCGCACAAGGGTTTGCAGGAGCTTTTCGAATCCGGGAAGAGCCGGAAGGTCCGACCCGATCAGATCGCGCGGATCTTGCGGCGGCTCGACGCACTGGATGGAGCTATCGAGCCCGGCGACCTCGACCTTCCCGGCTTCGGCTTCCATGTCTTGAGAGGACTGCCGAAGCGGTGGAGCGTGATGGTGAACGGGCCCTGGCGGATCACATTCGAGTGGATCGACAGCGAGCCCTGGAACGTCGACCTCGAGCAGTACCACTAG
- a CDS encoding PhzF family phenazine biosynthesis protein: MLIHRIAAFSDGAVGGNPAGVVVAEALPSVEEMQRIAAEVGFSETAFAAPLAPIAPIAPIAPDAAGTAGHSGDAPRYRVRYFAPASEVPFCGHATIALGAVLARERGDGLFRLQLNDAEITVEGRRQGDLFAAALQSPPTRSAVAAPELAEEFLALFGYRKEDLDPRIPPALAHAGANHFVLGLASREALARMTYDLEAGRLLMNLEGVVTVVLAWAETPLLFHTRNPFASGGVYEDPATGAGTAALAGYLRDLAWPGLEGGGRLEIVQGEDMGMRSRLTAEFTGVPASSIRVSGTAREI, from the coding sequence ATGCTCATTCACAGAATCGCAGCTTTCTCCGATGGCGCGGTCGGCGGCAATCCGGCGGGCGTGGTCGTGGCCGAGGCGCTCCCGTCGGTCGAGGAGATGCAACGCATCGCGGCCGAGGTCGGCTTCTCCGAGACGGCGTTCGCGGCGCCGCTGGCTCCGATCGCTCCGATCGCTCCGATCGCTCCTGACGCCGCCGGCACCGCCGGGCACTCCGGGGATGCCCCGCGCTATCGGGTGCGCTACTTCGCGCCGGCGTCCGAAGTACCGTTCTGCGGGCATGCGACGATCGCGCTCGGGGCGGTGCTCGCGCGGGAGCGGGGCGATGGGCTCTTCCGGCTGCAGTTGAACGACGCCGAGATCACCGTCGAAGGGCGACGGCAGGGCGACCTCTTCGCCGCGGCGCTCCAGTCGCCGCCGACGCGGAGCGCTGTGGCGGCGCCCGAGCTCGCAGAGGAGTTCCTCGCCCTTTTCGGCTACAGGAAGGAAGACCTCGACCCGCGAATCCCGCCGGCGCTCGCGCATGCGGGGGCGAACCACTTCGTCCTCGGCCTCGCGAGCCGGGAGGCTCTCGCGCGGATGACGTACGACCTCGAAGCCGGGCGGCTGCTCATGAACCTCGAGGGGGTGGTCACCGTCGTCCTCGCCTGGGCGGAAACACCCCTCCTCTTCCACACCCGCAACCCGTTCGCCTCCGGCGGCGTCTACGAAGACCCGGCGACAGGAGCCGGCACCGCCGCGCTCGCCGGCTACCTGCGCGACCTCGCCTGGCCGGGCCTCGAGGGAGGCGGACGGCTCGAGATCGTCCAGGGCGAAGACATGGGCATGCGCTCGCGTCTCACCGCCGAATTCACCGGCGTCCCCGCGAGCTCCATCCGCGTCTCCGGCACGGCGCGGGAGATCTAG